The Tubulanus polymorphus chromosome 6, tnTubPoly1.2, whole genome shotgun sequence genome includes a region encoding these proteins:
- the LOC141907327 gene encoding UPAR/Ly6 domain-containing protein qvr-like, translating into MTSFSISSSITAIFVVFMLMPSGSFQQEYGGDIDCFKCEGLAGNSTCSSFENSTTSDEIFLKTCRGGVCVKWTHYREGRLILERTCSNDLNLNLLLSEGCRRERSGNGYLCMCGSHSCNGSPPKISAAWLTSTVTISVLLSWVLLP; encoded by the exons ATGACTTCGTTTTCAATCAGCAGCTCCATCACAGCAATTTTCGTAG TCTTCATGTTGATGCCTTCCGGGTCATTTCAACAGGAATATGGAG GGGATATAGACTGTTTTAAATGTGAAGGATTAGCTGGAAACAGTACGTGTTCGTCGTTTGAGAATTCTACGACCAGCGATGAGATCTTCCTTAAAACTTGTCGAGGCGGAGTGTGCGTAAAATGGACGCATTATCGTGAAG GTCGATTGATTTTAGAACGGACGTGTTCGAACGATTTGAATCTGAATTTGCTGTTGTCCGAGGGATGCCGACGAGAACGATCGGGGAACGGGTATTTATGTATGTGCGGCTCGCACAGTTGTAACGGGTCACCGCCAAAAATAAGCGCCGCATGGCTCACGTCGACAGTGACTATATCTGTACTGCTCAGTTGGGTGTTATTACCCTGA